CATCATCGCCAGCCGCTTGCTGCCGTTCAGCCTGTTTGGCTTGTTGAGTTATGTTGAGCCGGTGTTGCTGCTCGGTGTGGCGTTGCTGCTCGGTGAGAGCATCAAGTCCGGTGAATGGCTGACGTATATTCCGATCTGGCTGGCGGTGATTGTGCTGGTGTTTGAAGGCTTTAAACACTTGATGCGCCAAAGCCGTCCTTAAAGCAAAAGATCGCAGCCTGCGGCAGCTCCTACATTTGGAATGCGTATTTCCTGTAGGAGCTGCCGCAGGCTGCGATCTTTTGATCTTGAAAGAAATCCCGGCCCTGCATCGCTGCAGGTCGGGATTTTTCATTTCAGTGGTCGATTACTCAGTGGCAAGTACACCACGACGCACCTGATCACGCTCGATCGATTCGAACAGTGCCTTGAAGTTACCTTCACCGAAACCATCATCGCCCTTGCGCTGGATGAATTCGAAGAACACCGGGCCCATCAGGGTTTCCGAGAAGATCTGCAGCAGCAGACGCTTGTCGCCCTGTTCCGAGGCGCCGTCGAGCAGGATGCCGCGCGATTGCAGCTGATCAACCGGTTCGCCGTGGTTAGGCAGACGGCCTTCGAGCATTTCGTAGTAGGTGTCCGGCGGCGCGGTCATGAAGCGCATGCCGATCTTCTTCAACTGATCCCAGGTCTTGATCAGGTCGTCGGTGAGGAACGCCACGTGCTGAATGCCCTCGCCGTTGAACTGCATCAGGAACTCTTCGATCTGACCCGCGCCTTTGGACGATTCTTCGTTCAGCGGGATGCGGATCATGCCGTCCGGTGCGGTCATCGCTTTCGAAGTCAGGCCGGTGTATTCGCCCTTGATGTCGAAGTAACGGATCTCGCGGAAGTTGAACAGCTTCTCGTAGAAGTTCGCCCAGTAAGCCATGCGACCGCGATACACGTTGTGGGTCAGGTGGTCGATGATCTTCAGGCCAGCACCGACCGGGTTGCGGTCAACGCCTTCGATAAACACGAAGTCGATGTCATAGATCGAGCTGCCTTCGCCGAAACGGTCGATCAGGTACAGCGGCGCGCCGCCGATGCCTTTGATCGCCGGCAGGTTCAGCTCCATCGGGCCGGTTTCGATGTGGATCGGCTGAGCGCCGAGTTCGAGTGCGCGGTTGTAGGCTTTCTGCGAATCCTTGACGCGGAACGCCATGCCGCAAACGGACGGGCCGTGCTCGGCAGCGAAGTACGAAGCAACGCTGTTGGGTTCGTTGTTGAGGATCAGGTTGATCGCGCCCTGACGGTACAGGTGCACGTTCTTCGAGCGGTGGGTCGCGACTTTGGTGAAGCCCATGATCTCGAAGATCGGCTCCAGGGTGCCCGGCACCGGCGATGCGAGCTCGATGAATTCAAAGCCCATCAGGCCCATAGGGTTTTCGTATAAATCTGCCATGGTGGCACCTCATCATTTCTTATCAATTAACCAGGGTTATTTGTCAGTCATGTGAGGTCGGTGGGTGGCGCGCAGGAGATGCCACGCACACTGCGGGCGAGGAAGTCACCGTAGATCAGTTGAAACCCGAATATCTTCATTGTCGACCCAAGGCTC
This region of Pseudomonas sp. R84 genomic DNA includes:
- the hppD gene encoding 4-hydroxyphenylpyruvate dioxygenase; this encodes MADLYENPMGLMGFEFIELASPVPGTLEPIFEIMGFTKVATHRSKNVHLYRQGAINLILNNEPNSVASYFAAEHGPSVCGMAFRVKDSQKAYNRALELGAQPIHIETGPMELNLPAIKGIGGAPLYLIDRFGEGSSIYDIDFVFIEGVDRNPVGAGLKIIDHLTHNVYRGRMAYWANFYEKLFNFREIRYFDIKGEYTGLTSKAMTAPDGMIRIPLNEESSKGAGQIEEFLMQFNGEGIQHVAFLTDDLIKTWDQLKKIGMRFMTAPPDTYYEMLEGRLPNHGEPVDQLQSRGILLDGASEQGDKRLLLQIFSETLMGPVFFEFIQRKGDDGFGEGNFKALFESIERDQVRRGVLATE